A section of the Malania oleifera isolate guangnan ecotype guangnan chromosome 2, ASM2987363v1, whole genome shotgun sequence genome encodes:
- the LOC131148831 gene encoding E3 ubiquitin-protein ligase PUB23-like: MGEIEVPSHFLCPISMELMRDPVTAVTGITYDRESIEKWLFSGKNTTCPVTKQDLSDTDLTPNHTLRRLIQGWCTLHASHGIERIPTPKPPVDKAKVEKLVNDANKFPQMQLECIQRLKSLALESERNRKCLEEAGAIEFLASVIIKNEYPMAVEATSDHESDLPSARDEALSILYHLETSEASRKKLVPSNNGEFMESLVQVLACGRCQSRTDAVLLLKSVFEVADPNQLIGVAPKLFIGITSVLREKISYQTSKAALKLLMEICPWGRNRVKAVEAGAVFALVELLLDAPEKRISELVLVVLDQLCSCAEGRAELVRHAAGVAIVSKKILRVSHLASDRAVKILSSVCRLSACSRVLQEMQQVGVVSKLCLVLQMESSLKTKERAREILKLHSRVWKHSPCIPPRLLSSYPAS, translated from the coding sequence ATGGGTGAAATTGAAGTTCCTTCTCATTTTCTTTGTCCGATTTCCATGGAGCTCATGAGAGATCCGGTCACCGCCGTCACCGGCATAACTTACGACAGGGAAAGCATAGAAAAATGGCTGTTTTCGGGCAAGAACACTACTTGTCCCGTCACGAAGCAAGACCTGTCCGACACCGATCTAACCCCAAACCACACGCTCCGCCGTCTGATCCAAGGGTGGTGTACCCTTCATGCCTCCCACGGTATTGAACGGATTCCCACCCCAAAGCCGCCGGTCGACAAAGCCAAGGTTGAGAAACTCGTCAACGATGCGAACAAGTTCCCGCAAATGCAGCTTGAATGCATCCAAAGGCTGAAGTCTCTCGCACTCGAAAGCGAAAGGAACAGGAAGTGTTTAGAAGAAGCCGGTGCAATTGAATTCCTTGCTTCAGTCATAATCAAGAATGAATATCCCATGGCAGTCGAAGCAACTTCGGACCATGAATCCGACCTCCCAAGTGCTAGAGATGAAGCCCTCAGCATCCTTTATCATCTTGAAACCTCGGAAGCTAGTCGTAAAAAGCTCGTGCCTAGCAATAATGGAGAATTCATGGAGTCCTTGGTGCAAGTCTTGGCTTGTGGCAGATGCCAATCTCGCACTGATGCCGTGTTGCTACTGAAATCGGTGTTTGAGGTTGCCGATCCAAATCAACTGATCGGCGTTGCTCCCAAATTATTCATTGGGATAACAAGCGTATTGCGCGAGAAGATCTCGTACCAAACTTCTAAAGCTGCATTGAAACTTCTTATGGAGATCTGCCCGTGGGGGAGGAACCGGGTCAAGGCGGTGGAAGCCGGTGCGGTTTTTGCCTTGGTCGAGCTTCTTCTTGATGCACCCGAGAAGAGGATCAGTGAACTTGTACTGGTTGTGTTGGATCAGCTATGCAGCTGCGCTGAAGGGCGGGCGGAACTGGTAAGGCACGCCGCTGGGGTGGCCATAGTATCGAAAAAGATTCTTAGGGTTTCCCATTTGGCCAGCGATAGGGCAGTGAAAATACTGTCTTCGGTTTGTAGGCTCTCGGCATGCTCTAGGGTTCTTCAGGAAATGCAGCAAGTAGGTGTTGTTTCGAAGTTGTGTTTAGTGCTTCAAATGGAAAGCAGCTTGAAGACCAAAGAGAGGGCAAGGGAGATCCTCAAATTGCACTCAAGGGTTTGGAAGCACTCTCCATGCATCCCTCCTCGTTTGCTCTCTTCATATCCCGCTTCATGA